CCCCGTCGCTCCCCGACGTGCCGGGGCTCGAGGAGTTCGAGGGCGAGGTCATGCACTCGGCCCGCTGGAACCACGACTACGACTTCGCGGGCAAGCGCGTCGCCGCGGTCGGGACGGGCGCGAGCGCGATCCAGTTCGTGCCCGAGCTGGCGAAGGAGGTCTCGGACCTGCACCTCTTCCAGCGCACGCCGCCGTGGGTGCTGCCCAAGATCGACGGCGCGTTCTCGGACGCGTGGAAGGCGCGCTTCCGCGAGCACCCCTCGCTCACCTTCGGTTTCCGCAACCTCATCTACTGGGCGGCGGAGCTCTTCGGGACCGGCTTCTTCGTCGACCCGCGCGTCAACGAGTGGCGCCAGAAGATGGCCCTCCGCTACATGGCGGAGACGATCGAGGACCCGGCGCTCCGCGCGAAGATCACGCCCGACTACGTCATGGGCTGCAAGCGTGTGCTGTTCTCCAACGACTACTACCCCGCGCTGAACCGCGACAACGTCGAGCTCATCGACCACGGGGTCTCGGAGATCCGCGCGCGCAGCGTGGTCGCTCAGGACGGCACGGAGCGCGAGGTCGACGCGATCGTCTTCGGCACGGGCTTCCGCGTGACCGACTTCCTCACCCCGCTCGAGGTGACGGGGCGCGACGGCCTCGACCTGAACGACGCCTGGCGCGACGGCGCGGAGGCGTACCTCGGCATGACGGTCTCGGGCTTCCCGAACCTCTACATCCTGGTCGGGCCCAACACCGGCCTCGGTCACAACTCGATCGTCTTCATGATCGAGGCGCAGGTGCACTACGTCCTGCGCTGCCTCGAACGCATGGAGGATCGCAAGGTCGGCGCGCTCGAGGTGAAGCCCGCCGCGCTGCGCGCGTTCAACGATCGCGTCCAGGAGCGGCTCTCGAGCGTGGTCTGGAACACGGGCGGCTGCACCAGCTGGTACCTCGACGAGAACGGGAAGAACGTCACCCTCTGGCCCGGCTACACGACGGAGTACTGGCTCCGGACGCGGCGCCCGCGCTGGACGCACTACATCGAGCGGCCCCTCCCCGCGCACGTGGTGGAGCGCGCTCCGGA
This window of the Sandaracinaceae bacterium genome carries:
- a CDS encoding NAD(P)/FAD-dependent oxidoreductase — its product is MLKRRTGDENELSIAIIGAGFAGLGMAIRLKQRGVDAFTVFEGGSDVGGTWRDNTYPGCACDVPSHLYSFSFERNPDWSCNYSPQEEILAYLRCCAEKYRVRPHIRFDTWIAKASWIEEEKRWRLESGSGDVFFARVLVAGTGPLRTPSLPDVPGLEEFEGEVMHSARWNHDYDFAGKRVAAVGTGASAIQFVPELAKEVSDLHLFQRTPPWVLPKIDGAFSDAWKARFREHPSLTFGFRNLIYWAAELFGTGFFVDPRVNEWRQKMALRYMAETIEDPALRAKITPDYVMGCKRVLFSNDYYPALNRDNVELIDHGVSEIRARSVVAQDGTEREVDAIVFGTGFRVTDFLTPLEVTGRDGLDLNDAWRDGAEAYLGMTVSGFPNLYILVGPNTGLGHNSIVFMIEAQVHYVLRCLERMEDRKVGALEVKPAALRAFNDRVQERLSSVVWNTGGCTSWYLDENGKNVTLWPGYTTEYWLRTRRPRWTHYIERPLPAHVVERAPEPLSASMA